GGCCCAGCTTCAGTTGGCATCGCTGCCAGACGAGGATTGGTAATGCGCCGGGGTGACGTGTGGTGGGCATCGCTGCCACCTCTGTCCGGCTCTGGCCCAGGATTCAGAAGGCCTGTGGTGGTACTTCAAAGTGATCCTTTCAACCAGAGTCGGATAAGTACAGTTGTCGTCGCTGCCGTGACTACCAATCTGCGACTTGCCGAGGCCCCGGGAAATGTCCTGCTGGAACAAAGCGCCTCTGGACTGCCACGAGATTCCACGATCAACGTCTCTCAGATCCTCACCGTCGATAAGTCGTTTCTAACGGAGAGGGTTGGCGCATTGCCTGGAGATATTCTGACAAGAGTGGAGTCTGGTCTGAAGCTCGTGCTGGGACTGTAGACTGACCCGACCCGCCACCCCGTCAATCCCGCGAAAGCAGGAACCCACGAAGTGGCTCGCCGCTCGGCAATCCAGAGGAGTGTGGGGAGTGCCCGGGTCATCCACGAAGTACACGAAGGTGCACTGGATGTCTGAACTGTGATTCGTCGGATTCTTGTGA
This Dehalococcoidia bacterium DNA region includes the following protein-coding sequences:
- a CDS encoding type II toxin-antitoxin system PemK/MazF family toxin, with the protein product MVMRRGDVWWASLPPLSGSGPGFRRPVVVLQSDPFNQSRISTVVVAAVTTNLRLAEAPGNVLLEQSASGLPRDSTINVSQILTVDKSFLTERVGALPGDILTRVESGLKLVLGL